The Elusimicrobiota bacterium sequence GGCCGCGGATCCTGGTCGTCGACGACGAATCTGGTTTTCGGGAGTTGTGCGTCGATCTTTTGGCCGACTCGGGCTATCACGTGGAAGCCGCGACGGATGGGCAGGAAGCGTTGGACCGTTTGGAACACGTCTCCTTTCAGCTGGTTCTGACCGACATCAACATGCCGCACATGGACGGCATGACCCTCCTGAAGCTCGCCAAGGCGCGGTTTCCGCTGGTCGAAGTCGTTCTCATGACGGCGTTCGGCGGGCTCCAATCGGCCTTGGAAGCCCTTCGCCTGGGGGCCTACGATTACATCACGAAACCGTTCACGCGGGACGCCCTCCTCGCCATTGTGGGCCGGTGCCTGGAAAAACAACGCCTGTCCACGGAACTGAAACGCGTTCAAGAACAGCTGATCGAAAAGGAAAAGCTGGCCGCGCTGGGCTCGGTTTCCGGCTGGCTGGCGCACCGGATGCGGAACCCCCTGAGCGTCATTTTGATGTGCGCTCAATACCTGAAGACCCACTTCACGGCCACCGACGAAAAACGGGAGGTGGCTCTGGCCATCGAGGATAAGGTCAAAAGCTTGGAGCGCATGACTCATGACTTCATCCGGTTCTCCCGCACCTATCAGCCCCGTTTTCAATTGGAAGACCTGCACGATCTCGTCAACGACGTCCTTTCCCGGGTGCTGACCCGCGGCCCCCTGCAAAATGTCCACGTGGAGAAACGCTACGAAGAGCCCTTGCCCCTCGTTCCCCTGGACAAAGAACTGATGGAGGAGGTCTTGGGTTATCTCTTGGACAACGCCATCGACGCCCTCGCGGGTCCCGGCGGGATCACGGTTCGGGCGGGACGGGCACCGGGGGGGGTCTATATGGACGTTTCCGATAGCGGCCCCGGCATCACCCCGGAGGTCCGGGCACGGGTTTTCGAGCCCTTCTTCACCACGAAAGAGCGCGGAACCGGTCTCGGTTTGGCCATCGCCCGCAGGGTCATTGAGAGCCACGGCGGGGACCTGACCCTGATGGAAGGCGCTCCGACCACTTTCCACATACGCCTTCCCGGCCCCCGCCCCGAGCCGCTGAAGGGGGGAGAACCCCATGAGCGTTCGAAATGAGCCGTTTTTGGCGCCGATATGATTAAAAAAAACCTTCCCCGCATCCTCGTCGTGGACGACGAACCGGCCGTCGGCATGATTTTCCACCGGATCCTGGGAGAAGCGGGGTACGAAGTGATCAGCGCGGCGAGCGGAGTCGAATGTTTGCGCGTGTTGAAACGCCAGGACCCCAAATTGGTTTTTATGGATCTCCAGATGCCCGGCATGGACGGGGTGGAAACGCTCCGGCGGTTGCGGGAGACCCATCCCAGCTTGCCCGTCATCATTATGACGGCCTACCAAACGGTTAACTCCGCCGTGGAAACCATGAAGTTGGGGGCGCTCGACTACCTCATTAAACCCCTTGAGGGTGAAAAGCTCACCGCTGTGGTCAAACAGGCCTTGGAAGTGGGGAAGGTGTCCCGCCTGAGTCCCGTCACCCGGGACATCGCGGGGGCGTCGGGCGAGGAGGTGATCGCCCGGGGCGCGATGATGCAAAAGGTGATGTCCCTGGTGAATAAAGTCGCCCCGACGGACATCCCTGTGCTGATTCTGGGGGAAAGCGGAACGGGGAAGGAAGTGACGGCCCGTTCGGTTCATCGCCTCAGTCAGCGGGCCGACAAGCCTTTCGTTGTGGTGGACTGTGCGGCCCTGCCGGAGTCCCTCATCGAAAGCGAGCTTTTTGGGTATGAGAAAGGCGCTTTTACGGGCGCGGATGTCGCCCGCGCCGGAAAGTTTGAGCAAGCCAACGCCGGGACCTTGTTTCTGGACGAAATAGGCAACCTGCCCCTCCACATCCAGGTCAAACTTCTTCGCTTTCTTCAGGAACCCAAGATCGAACGGTTGGGGAGCCGCAAGGGCCCGGTCGAGATTAACGTGCGTATTCTGGTCGCCACCAACAGCGACCTGGAACGGGCCGTTGGAAGCGGGACTTTTCGCGAGGACTTGTACCACCGGCTTAAGGTTTTCGTCATCGAACTTCCCGCTCTCCGCCACCGGGGACCGGAGGACCTGGACGGGCTCCTCATCAACATCGTTGACTCTTTTCGTAAACAGCTTGGCAAAACCCACCTATCCGTTTCGGCGGAAGCGATGGCTCTTCTCAAAGCCTACCGATGGCCCGGCAATGTCCGGGAACTGCAGAACGCTCTGCGGAGCGCGACTTTGCTGGCGGAAGATGTGGTCTTGCCGGAACATCTGCCCATGAGCATCCAGAATTCCCGTCCGGCCAAAGCGGAGCCCGCCTCTCCCGGCGGTCTTAACGAGGTCATTCGGCGCGTGGAGCGGGAACACATCGGGAACGTCTTGAAAATGTTCCCTGGCGATCAGGCCGCCGCGGCTCGAGAATTAGGCCTTGACATCGGGGCTTTGGAGCTTAAACTTAAGGAGCTGGATTTGTAGCGGGTCGGGAGGGGCGATGGTCCGGAAAAGAAGGTCCACGTCGAGAGAAATCCGAGAACTTTACGAAACGTTCTTGCTGTTGGCGTTGCTACTTCTCCTTCTGGCCTTTCGATTCAAGTTCAGATCCGTTTCCTCATCCTCCGGCGTTTCAGCCCAACCTGCTGTCACCGACCTCCACCGTGGCGAATCGATTGAAGCCATATAAATCAGGTCGCTGAATAAAGCGGAAAATCCTAGAATTCACTTCGGCCGAAGTGTTGCATGAATGCGGATTGAGGCCCCCTTGTGGGGCCACAGGTTTAAGATCCTTGGGGTAGGGCCGGTCTCGAGCCAGCGGGAAGCCGGCCAGGCAGAACGGAGTCAAATTCAACAAAAAGGGTAGCCCAATGAAAAAAATGTCCCTCACTGTTAAAACCATTCTCGCCCTTGCGGCCGGCATCGCCCTCAGCTACCCGGCCCTGGCGGCCGCCCCCAATGAAATCGCCTACCAGGGAAAACTTACCGACAATGGGGGAAGCCCCCTAGCGGACGGGAGTTATAGCATTACATTTTCCGTCTATGGGTCCGCTTCGGGGGGAAGTCCAATTGAATCGGTGAATCAATCCGTCTCTACCGTAAATGGGGTCTTCAGCACGGTTGTTCTTTTCACCGCGAACCATTTTAGCGGTGGGACGAGTCGTTACCTGCAACTTCAACGCGTGGGGGCCCCTTCGCCGTTCCTCCCGCGCCAAAAACTCGTGGCCGCTCCCTACGCCCTTGCCGTGGCGGCTGGAGCGGTTGGTTTGACTGAAATCAACCAGTCCGATTTGGATTCTCGGTATTTGAACGCGGCGAACCTCACCGGGTCCGTGGCGGATGCCCGGTTAAGTTCCAATGTGACGCTTCAGGGGAATACGGTAAACGCGGCAAACGGGTTGGTGATTTTAAATGGATCCAATGAAGCCTCTATTGGCGGCGGTTTATCTTTGGGGGGTGGAACCGTTCTGAAGAAAATATTATCGGTCACCGGGCCGACCGATTTTGGAAGTTTGTCATCAGGCGCCACCTCGACCGATACCATCACAGTGACGGGGGCGAATCCGGGAGATGTCGTCCTGATCGGAGCGCCTTCGAACACTGACTTTAATAAATTAATGTTGTATGGGTCCGTGACATCTGTTAATACGGTGACGGTCCGTTGTTTCAATCCGACAAGTTCAACAGTAAATACAATCTCAGGGACTGTTCGGGTGAGCGTTCTACAATATTAAGAATACGGGTTTAATTTGGATTTAGCGGATGGATAGTTCCGGAGGAAAATCGTGAATCGAGGTCGTTGGGCCAGGCGCGGATGGCGCGTGACGGATTTTCTTAAGGTCGGGGTTATCGGCCTTGGGGTCCTGTTTTCCTTTTCTTTGGCCTTCGCCATCGAATATACGGATGGGACTTACAACATCACGCGGAGCGATATCAATGGGGAGGGAGCCATTAACGCCGATGATGGCTCAGTTCTATTGCAGGGGAGCATTGGAACTGTGGATGTTGGTACCTCTTCTTACTCGGGCGGCCGGCACCTGGGTGGAATTCAAGGGAACCTTTACTATCCAAGCATCCCCACCTCCTTCCAACCGGTGCCGTTATCGGTAACCTCCACCTCATTCAAAGTCAACTGGCTAGCCCCCGGGTCGGGAATCAAGTCCGACATTAGAGTTAACAATTATCAGTTGCGCCAACGAACCACCCCGATGAACCAGGCCAACTTCGACTCTTCGACCGACGTCCCGGCTAGCTTTTCCGCCGTCACCACAGGAACCCTGCACCCGGATATAACGGTCCCCGGGCTCAGTTACAACACGGTCTATTACATTGGCTTGGAAGCGCTTGATTCAGATTTCACCAAAAACAGGTCCTACCTCACCACGACCTCCGCCTGCACGCTGGCGCCGGAAATCACGAATGTTTCCTATGCGACGGATTACGACAACAAGTTAATCGCCGTTTCCTTTAACCCCAACAACCCGCGTTCAGACGCCTTGGATTTTGAGGGTCGCCTGTCGACCACCACAAGCTTTATCCTAGCCCAGACCCTTACGCAAGCGATAACGGACAACAACGCCACATCGGTGACCCTTCCGGATTTTAATAGCCTCGACCGGAACAAGACTTGGTATTTCCAAGCGAGGGCAAAAAATCAGGCCGGAGCCTATACCCCGTGGTATCCCGCCGTTCCCGTCGCCATGGTTTTCCAAAACGCCATTCCCACGGCAACGATGGCCGCCTCAGAGGTCTATGTGACCAGCGCCACTCTTCGCTGGAACGTCGCGGGTCTCCCGGCCGGAAACCAATACCAAGCGGAAGCCTCCTCGGATAATTTTTTTACCGTCAGCCGAAGCGCCCTTCTCCCAAACACCCAACCTTATTATCGCTTCCCCTTCCTCGATGATAACCAGGCCTACAAATTCCGCGTCCAAGTTTTTGACAACGTGAGCTCCCCCGTGGGTTATTCCAGCGAGATTTCAGCGGTCACGAGCGTCTTCCGCCCGACGGCGGTGCAAGCCTTCGATGTTTTCCAAACTAGCGCGACAGCGATTTGGTCCTGGAGCGGCGCCCCCCGCGCGCACTCTTTTAAAGTCGACATATCCTCCATTTCTCCGTCCTCCGGGTTCCTCAGCGCGGGGGCGGACGTCAACACAAACATCACCCCGTATCCGTTGAACTCCCTCCAAATCAACACCCCCTACTACATAAAGGTCACGGCCTTGAACTCCTCGGGGGTCCCCTCCGCGCAAGGCCCCGGCGACGTGGCCACTTTCTTCACCCAGGCGGTACCGCCCGGCCCCCTGGGTATTATGGTCCCCCCCGACCCTCGGCATCAAATCTCGTTCTCCTGGACCCACAACGGGAACAACCCGCTTTCTCGGTATCGGGCGGAACTTTCCCGGGATTCGGCTTTTTCCACGGTTCTGGCCTCGACGGATCTTCCCAGCGGGCAGGTTTCTCATATGTTTGAAAACGTGAACCCGTTGGTTCCGGGCGATCCTGTCCTCGCGAACGACGAGCATTTCGTCCGCGTTCGAACCCTCCAGGCGTCCAACGGATCGCCATTGGATCCGCCCGTGACTGGAAACAGTATCACCGCCCCCTTGGCCCCGGTTTTGATATCCGTGACCCGAGCCGTTCGCGATCTCGCCATCCAATGGACGGATGAGTCGGGAACCATTAAAAACTCCCCGAACACCCAGTACCGTAGCTTGGTCCACGGGTTTGTTTTTGGCTTCCCTGCCCCCATCGACCTATGCCATGCCAGCGACGGCGGGTAGCCCGACCTCGTTGACTCCAAACACCACCTACCAGGTTCAGGTGAACGCCCTAAGCCGAAGCGGCTCTTCTTTTTCTGGTCAAGCCTCATCGACGGTTGCCGTGACCTTGGCTAATTCGCCCATCCTTAACACGGCGGACCCCGACATTTTTGAAAGTTCCATTACCGTCCGATGGTCCGCGCCTGGGAACCCCGGCGACACGGAATACAAGGTGGAAATCTCCACCATCCAGACGTTTCCCTCGAATTCGACCTCGTCAGCCTCCGTCACGGGTCTCTTTCATAATTTCAATAACCTCGTTTCGAATCGAAAGTATTACGCGCGCGTCTCCGCCGTCAATCGCGAAGGCATTTGGGCCGCAAATTTGTTGTTTGATACATACCAAACCAAGCCCGCGCCTCCCGTGATCCTACCCTTTGGGAAACCCGTTTCCACGACCACCGCTGATTTGAATCTGGGATGGAGTGCCAACGGAAATGACGGAGCGACCTATTATGACACAAGGAGCCCTCCGTCCCTTATTTGGGACACGCCCAACCAGGTTTTGGGGCGGACCTTTCCAGGACTTCTGCCGAACAAGCCCTATTCGTTTGAAGTGCGGGCCAAAGACATCAACCTCACCCGATTAAAAGATGCCGTCAGCGTGACGACGACTGTCTATACCCGCGCCCAACCGGCCGACCCCTTTGAATACGGAAATGTCACGGATTTAGACACCTGGGAGATTCGAATCGCTTCGAAAGCCAACGATCCAAACACCACGGAATACGCTTTCCAGTTCGAAGCGGTGGGTTCGCCGACACCCTCCTTCCACGATCGGTTTCTTGTTTATTCCGGCGGGAATGCCGTCCCTAGCGCCATTACGGACATCAACAATACCAGTGTGTGGCGAACCCTGGCCCAATGGGGGCTCCTGGACGCGGGAACCGGTCGTTACGTTATTAACGGAGACAATTTGCCGAGCGAGAATCACCATCTTAAGGTGTTTGTCCGGAACGGGGACAAGCAGGTCGAGGCCCCGTCATACAATCTCATCGAACCGCAGTCGGGAACGCCGCGGGTTGAACTGACGGTGAGGGGAGCCACCGTCACGGCGGCGCAAAGTTGGCAGGCATCCGTTTTCGTCAGTTCAAGCGTCATCCCTTTTCGGGCCTCGGGTTCCTCCCATTTCAACATCCTCATGAGCTCCGTCCTGTCGGACAGCACCACCTTTTCCAACGGGAATTATACGTCGGTGGGCCAAGGTTGGAACGGGGTTCAAAAAGACACGGCTTATTGCTCCGACGATAGCATCAACGTGAACCCCACTTATGTGGGTCCGTTGCAGGGGGTGTGCGTTCCGGGAGAAGATCGATATTTCCTCCACATCGTGGGTGATAAAATGTCCGCAACGGGAAACCCCTCTTCGCCCATTTATCCCGGCGATCCCTCTTTCCGCATTTACGTGGATTTGACCCCGCCCCAGGCCGGCCCCATCGATGCGCAGTGGGCGGGCTTCGTGATTCCCGACAACGGCGGGACGTTGGGTTTTCAAACCATTGATTTCTCGTGGCCCGTTATCGACTTGGGCCATCCGGTGTCCAGAAGCCCCATCGTGGGGTGGGCGTACCGTTTCGTTCTCAACGACAACTCCCTGGACCCGGTCCAGAGCACGACGACGCGTTTCGTGGCTGGACCCGCCGTTCGGCTGGCTTTATCGAGCGCGGAAGGGAGCGGGGGGGTTGTTCCCGCCACGGGGACCTACTATTTCAAGGCGATCGGGTTGGACCTGGCGGGGAACTGGCAATCCGCGCCCACCTCCTTTACCTACAACTTCAAAGAGGACTCCCTGCCGCCGAGCTTCAAGGGTGTTTCCTTGGCGGGGGCCAAAATGCCGAAGTCGGATTACCACTACGCGGCCGTGGACCCGTCCGCGCCGATCCGCTTGATTTTCTCCGAACCCATGAATCTGGCCAGCCCGGGGGCCCTCTCCTTCATCCAAACCCACAATGCCCTGGGCCAACAGGTGAACGCCACCGTGACCTTTACCTCCACGGCGACGGTGGCGGATGGATCGACGACTTACATGGATGTGACCGCCAACGTGCCCCTCGAACGGGGCGCGCGATACGAAATCCTTTCCAGCACGTCGAACCTTC is a genomic window containing:
- a CDS encoding fibronectin type III domain-containing protein → MTLANSPILNTADPDIFESSITVRWSAPGNPGDTEYKVEISTIQTFPSNSTSSASVTGLFHNFNNLVSNRKYYARVSAVNREGIWAANLLFDTYQTKPAPPVILPFGKPVSTTTADLNLGWSANGNDGATYYDTRSPPSLIWDTPNQVLGRTFPGLLPNKPYSFEVRAKDINLTRLKDAVSVTTTVYTRAQPADPFEYGNVTDLDTWEIRIASKANDPNTTEYAFQFEAVGSPTPSFHDRFLVYSGGNAVPSAITDINNTSVWRTLAQWGLLDAGTGRYVINGDNLPSENHHLKVFVRNGDKQVEAPSYNLIEPQSGTPRVELTVRGATVTAAQSWQASVFVSSSVIPFRASGSSHFNILMSSVLSDSTTFSNGNYTSVGQGWNGVQKDTAYCSDDSINVNPTYVGPLQGVCVPGEDRYFLHIVGDKMSATGNPSSPIYPGDPSFRIYVDLTPPQAGPIDAQWAGFVIPDNGGTLGFQTIDFSWPVIDLGHPVSRSPIVGWAYRFVLNDNSLDPVQSTTTRFVAGPAVRLALSSAEGSGGVVPATGTYYFKAIGLDLAGNWQSAPTSFTYNFKEDSLPPSFKGVSLAGAKMPKSDYHYAAVDPSAPIRLIFSEPMNLASPGALSFIQTHNALGQQVNATVTFTSTATVADGSTTYMDVTANVPLERGARYEILSSTSNLRDLGGNRMSQNQQFSVTFFTQIDPNAATVFVTLDNGARLDVSANAFGADPSGVAFDDDVRNDPAPIGAAVRGASGAVSRRSGGDYNQVLATKEFNHYASDGTRLTAPFRAPVTLTFSYPDADGNGIVDGTESGHPVKVDRLAIYALDELSGAWMKLPGSRVDTALRQVSVDLRHFSVYALIGTASFDLTEAHPFPVPYRAAKDAGGIVFSFPNSQIAKVQVFTLDGRLVKTLSDDTGAGFVRWDPVNTDGGDPVASDVYLYVIENDQERKVGKLMVIR
- a CDS encoding response regulator, with product MSGPRILVVDDESGFRELCVDLLADSGYHVEAATDGQEALDRLEHVSFQLVLTDINMPHMDGMTLLKLAKARFPLVEVVLMTAFGGLQSALEALRLGAYDYITKPFTRDALLAIVGRCLEKQRLSTELKRVQEQLIEKEKLAALGSVSGWLAHRMRNPLSVILMCAQYLKTHFTATDEKREVALAIEDKVKSLERMTHDFIRFSRTYQPRFQLEDLHDLVNDVLSRVLTRGPLQNVHVEKRYEEPLPLVPLDKELMEEVLGYLLDNAIDALAGPGGITVRAGRAPGGVYMDVSDSGPGITPEVRARVFEPFFTTKERGTGLGLAIARRVIESHGGDLTLMEGAPTTFHIRLPGPRPEPLKGGEPHERSK
- a CDS encoding sigma-54-dependent Fis family transcriptional regulator, whose amino-acid sequence is MIKKNLPRILVVDDEPAVGMIFHRILGEAGYEVISAASGVECLRVLKRQDPKLVFMDLQMPGMDGVETLRRLRETHPSLPVIIMTAYQTVNSAVETMKLGALDYLIKPLEGEKLTAVVKQALEVGKVSRLSPVTRDIAGASGEEVIARGAMMQKVMSLVNKVAPTDIPVLILGESGTGKEVTARSVHRLSQRADKPFVVVDCAALPESLIESELFGYEKGAFTGADVARAGKFEQANAGTLFLDEIGNLPLHIQVKLLRFLQEPKIERLGSRKGPVEINVRILVATNSDLERAVGSGTFREDLYHRLKVFVIELPALRHRGPEDLDGLLINIVDSFRKQLGKTHLSVSAEAMALLKAYRWPGNVRELQNALRSATLLAEDVVLPEHLPMSIQNSRPAKAEPASPGGLNEVIRRVEREHIGNVLKMFPGDQAAAARELGLDIGALELKLKELDL